A window of the Methyloprofundus sp. genome harbors these coding sequences:
- a CDS encoding phosphoribosyl-AMP cyclohydrolase, with protein sequence MTEAWLDVIRWTDDGLVPVIAQQAATGKVVMFAWMNRESLALSNESGYAVYWSRSRQRLWRKGEESGNRQKIMSISVDCDEDVILLKIEQEGGIACHTGRESCFYRTLDAEQAWQTNSVVLKDPAEMYQK encoded by the coding sequence ATGACCGAAGCTTGGTTGGATGTCATTCGTTGGACTGATGATGGTTTAGTGCCTGTTATTGCGCAACAAGCTGCTACAGGTAAAGTCGTTATGTTTGCGTGGATGAATCGTGAATCACTGGCATTAAGTAATGAGAGTGGTTATGCTGTCTATTGGTCACGTTCACGGCAAAGGTTGTGGCGCAAAGGCGAAGAATCTGGCAATAGACAAAAAATCATGTCTATTTCTGTTGATTGTGATGAAGATGTGATCTTATTGAAAATAGAACAAGAGGGTGGTATTGCTTGTCATACTGGCCGCGAAAGTTGTTTTTATCGTACTTTAGATGCTGAGCAAGCATGGCAAACAAACTCTGTCGTTTTAAAAGATCCTGCCGAGATGTATCAAAAATAA
- a CDS encoding cyclase, translated as MSLAKRIIPCLDVDNGRVVKGVKFVDIRDAGDPVEVARRYDREGADEITFLDITATHDNRDTIVHVVEQVASEVFIPLTVGGGIRKLEDIRCMLNAGADKVGINSAAVFNPEFVKEAADKFGSQCIVVAIDAKKVSAEGEANRWEIFTHGGRKETGIDAIEWAKKMVDYGAGEILLTSMDRDGTREGFDLLLTRAISDAVSVPVIASGGVGDLSHLAAGVKEGKADAVLAASIFHFAEYSVQEAKEYMQNEGIEVRLA; from the coding sequence ATGAGTTTAGCTAAACGTATTATTCCTTGTTTGGATGTTGATAATGGCCGAGTGGTAAAGGGCGTAAAATTTGTTGATATTCGCGATGCTGGCGATCCGGTAGAAGTGGCGCGGCGTTATGATCGAGAAGGAGCTGATGAAATTACTTTTCTTGATATTACCGCAACCCATGATAATCGCGATACCATTGTGCATGTGGTTGAGCAGGTGGCGAGTGAAGTCTTTATTCCTTTGACTGTTGGCGGTGGCATTCGTAAATTGGAAGATATACGTTGCATGCTGAATGCAGGAGCAGATAAAGTGGGCATTAATAGTGCCGCTGTGTTTAACCCTGAATTTGTTAAAGAAGCAGCTGATAAGTTTGGTTCACAATGTATTGTGGTTGCCATAGATGCTAAAAAAGTAAGTGCTGAAGGTGAAGCCAATCGCTGGGAAATTTTTACCCATGGTGGACGTAAAGAAACAGGTATTGATGCGATAGAGTGGGCTAAAAAAATGGTCGACTATGGCGCAGGTGAGATACTATTAACCAGTATGGATCGCGATGGTACCCGTGAAGGTTTTGATTTGCTATTAACGCGAGCCATTAGTGATGCGGTCTCGGTGCCGGTGATTGCTTCTGGCGGTGTGGGTGACTTATCGCATTTAGCAGCTGGTGTGAAGGAAGGCAAGGCGGATGCTGTATTGGCTGCCAGTATTTTTCATTTTGCTGAATACAGTGTGCAGGAAGCAAAAGAATATATGCAAAACGAAGGTATTGAGGTGCGTTTAGCATGA
- a CDS encoding phosphoribosylformimino-5-aminoimidazole carboxamide ribotide isomerase, which produces MLLIPAIDLKDGKCVRLRQGRMEDDTVFSDNPVEVAGRWVEAGARRIHLVDLDGAFAGKPRNAEIIHQIVEAYPDVPVQIGGGIRDEDTIQGYLDAGVKYVIIGTKAVSEPHFVRDVAVEFPGHIIVGLDAKDGKVAIDGWSKLSHHDVIDMAQKFEAHGVEAIIYTDISRDGMMNGVNVEATAKLARAINIPVIASGGITNMDDIHALGKVTDDGIMGAITGRAIYEGTLDFAEAEKLAETFS; this is translated from the coding sequence ATGTTGTTAATTCCTGCGATTGACTTAAAAGACGGTAAATGTGTGCGTTTACGCCAAGGACGTATGGAAGATGATACGGTGTTTTCTGATAACCCTGTTGAAGTTGCGGGTCGTTGGGTGGAAGCAGGTGCGCGGCGTATTCATTTGGTAGATTTGGATGGTGCCTTTGCAGGTAAGCCTAGAAATGCTGAAATTATTCACCAAATTGTTGAAGCTTATCCTGATGTACCAGTACAAATTGGTGGTGGTATCCGTGATGAAGATACTATACAAGGCTATTTAGACGCGGGCGTAAAATATGTCATTATTGGTACTAAAGCCGTTAGTGAGCCGCATTTTGTACGCGATGTTGCGGTGGAGTTTCCTGGACATATTATTGTCGGTTTGGATGCTAAAGATGGTAAAGTTGCCATTGATGGTTGGTCAAAATTATCGCATCATGATGTGATTGATATGGCACAAAAATTCGAAGCACATGGGGTTGAAGCTATTATTTATACTGATATTTCGCGTGATGGCATGATGAATGGGGTCAATGTCGAAGCGACTGCAAAACTGGCACGTGCTATCAATATTCCTGTGATTGCTTCAGGTGGGATTACCAATATGGATGATATTCATGCCTTAGGTAAAGTTACTGATGATGGCATTATGGGGGCGATTACCGGGCGTGCAATTTATGAAGGGACTTTAGATTTTGCGGAAGCAGAAAAGCTTGCGGAAACATTTTCTTAA
- a CDS encoding phosphoribosyl-ATP pyrophosphohydrolase, with protein MSEVLTQLAAVLEQRKQESADSSYVASLYAKGLDTILKKIGEEATETVIAAKGGDKEQIIYEMADLWFHSMVLLADQGLSPDDVLQELQRRFGLSGLEEKAQRQK; from the coding sequence ATGAGTGAAGTATTAACACAGTTAGCCGCAGTGCTGGAGCAGCGGAAGCAAGAATCTGCGGATTCTTCTTATGTGGCCAGTTTATATGCGAAAGGCTTAGACACTATTTTAAAAAAAATAGGCGAAGAGGCAACTGAAACAGTGATTGCTGCCAAGGGTGGTGATAAAGAACAGATTATCTATGAAATGGCTGATTTATGGTTTCATAGTATGGTGTTATTAGCAGATCAGGGCTTAAGCCCTGATGATGTGTTGCAAGAATTACAGCGTCGCTTTGGGTTGTCCGGACTAGAAGAAAAGGCGCAACGTCAAAAGTAA
- a CDS encoding glutamine amidotransferase, giving the protein MSSVAVIDYGMGNLHSIAKALQHAAPEVDVRVVSDKQSILAADRVVFPGVGAIRDCMHALQQAELNEVILQVAATKPLLGVCLGMQALLSHSAENAGIDCLDLIPGKVVHFADGLRDAQDERLKIPHMGWNKVQQHSHPLWQDIPQDSRFYFVHSYFAMPDDALSIAGTTEYPEAFACALAKDNVFATQFHPEKSQTVGLQLLQNFLHWDGQS; this is encoded by the coding sequence ATGTCTTCCGTCGCCGTTATAGATTATGGAATGGGCAACCTGCATTCCATTGCCAAAGCCTTGCAACACGCTGCCCCTGAGGTAGATGTCCGTGTTGTTTCTGATAAACAATCCATTTTAGCCGCTGATAGGGTGGTCTTTCCTGGTGTAGGTGCGATACGTGATTGTATGCATGCGCTACAGCAAGCGGAATTAAATGAGGTGATCTTACAGGTCGCTGCGACTAAACCTCTATTAGGTGTCTGTTTAGGTATGCAAGCTTTGTTAAGCCATAGTGCTGAAAATGCAGGTATTGACTGTTTGGATTTGATTCCAGGTAAGGTGGTGCATTTTGCAGATGGTTTGCGTGATGCACAGGACGAACGCCTGAAAATACCTCATATGGGTTGGAATAAAGTGCAACAGCATAGTCATCCTTTATGGCAGGATATTCCACAAGATAGTCGGTTTTATTTTGTGCATAGCTATTTTGCTATGCCTGATGATGCCTTGTCTATTGCAGGTACGACAGAATATCCAGAGGCTTTTGCTTGTGCTTTGGCAAAAGATAATGTCTTTGCTACTCAGTTTCACCCTGAAAAAAGTCAGACAGTTGGTCTACAATTGTTACAGAACTTTTTGCATTGGGATGGTCAGTCCTGA
- a CDS encoding sec-independent protein translocase protein TatA, with the protein MGISITQLIIVLVIVLVLFGTKRLRNIGGDLGGAIKGFRSAMKDGEESNKPLSEQDEDVLEGEVTAKKQDKV; encoded by the coding sequence ATGGGAATTAGTATTACCCAATTAATTATTGTGTTAGTGATTGTTTTGGTTTTGTTTGGTACTAAGCGCTTGCGTAATATCGGTGGAGACTTAGGTGGAGCTATCAAAGGTTTTCGTTCTGCGATGAAAGATGGCGAGGAAAGTAACAAGCCACTGTCTGAACAAGATGAGGATGTGCTTGAGGGTGAAGTGACTGCAAAAAAACAAGACAAAGTGTAA